In Phreatobacter stygius, a genomic segment contains:
- a CDS encoding glutathione S-transferase family protein yields the protein MSEPTITLYGTPLSGHAHRVELLLLTFGLPYRYVTASADVRRSAEFRALNPLGQIPVLQDGDLTLADSNAIMVYLAGRYAPDSAWLPKQPVAAAQVQRWLSIAAGEVMYGPATARMALLWGMPGDPVRAAEIAARLLAFMDGHLAGRSYLAADHPTIADLACYSYVAHAPEGGIPLDPYPAVRAWLARVEALPHFKAMPRSPLPQVA from the coding sequence ATGTCCGAACCGACCATCACGCTTTATGGCACGCCGCTGTCCGGCCACGCCCACCGCGTCGAGCTGCTCCTGCTGACCTTCGGTCTGCCCTATCGCTATGTCACGGCATCCGCCGATGTGCGCCGCTCCGCGGAATTCCGCGCGCTCAACCCGCTCGGCCAGATCCCGGTGCTGCAGGATGGCGATCTGACGCTCGCCGACAGCAACGCCATCATGGTCTATCTGGCCGGTCGCTATGCCCCTGACAGTGCCTGGCTGCCGAAACAACCGGTTGCCGCCGCGCAGGTGCAGCGCTGGCTGTCGATCGCCGCAGGCGAAGTGATGTATGGCCCCGCGACCGCCCGGATGGCGCTGCTCTGGGGCATGCCCGGCGACCCGGTCCGGGCGGCCGAGATCGCCGCGCGGCTGCTGGCTTTCATGGACGGGCATCTGGCCGGCCGATCCTATCTTGCCGCCGATCATCCAACCATCGCCGATCTCGCCTGTTATTCCTACGTGGCCCATGCGCCCGAAGGCGGCATCCCACTCGATCCCTATCCGGCGGTGCGGGCCTGGCTTGCCCGCGTCGAGGCCTTGCCGCATTTCAAGGCCATGCCGCGTTCGCCTTTACCCCAGGTCGCGTGA
- a CDS encoding pyridoxamine 5'-phosphate oxidase family protein, translated as MDISPFHAGEVKAQELAGVGSRGAGIRDFMPDQHRIFFGHLPYLFLGVLNAAGWPMATMLTGAPGFVASPDPRTLHIAAVPDAQDPAAGLIGAGAAAGLLGLDLETRRRNRANGVITASDAAGMTVDIRQSFGNCPQYIQTRDLRQAVAAPGPVERLATLGAAARAMIAGADTLFVASSSGPGIDAAGGVDISHRGGRPGFVHIDADRLTIPDFSGNRYFNTLGNLLVEPRAALLFVDFDRGDLLQLQGRTEIVWAGDDIGRIAGAERLWHFHVTAGWFRPMALPLRWSFNSFAPTTERTGTWA; from the coding sequence ATGGACATCTCGCCTTTTCATGCCGGTGAAGTGAAGGCCCAGGAGCTTGCCGGCGTCGGCTCGCGCGGCGCCGGTATTCGGGACTTCATGCCGGACCAGCACCGCATCTTCTTCGGCCACTTGCCCTACCTGTTCCTCGGCGTGCTCAACGCCGCGGGCTGGCCCATGGCCACCATGCTGACCGGCGCGCCCGGTTTCGTCGCAAGCCCGGATCCGCGAACCTTGCACATCGCTGCCGTGCCGGATGCGCAAGATCCGGCGGCCGGCCTGATCGGCGCGGGCGCCGCCGCCGGCCTGCTCGGGCTCGATCTCGAAACCCGCCGGCGCAACCGGGCGAACGGCGTCATCACGGCAAGCGACGCGGCCGGCATGACCGTCGACATCCGGCAGAGCTTCGGCAATTGCCCGCAATATATCCAGACGCGCGATCTCAGGCAGGCCGTCGCGGCACCTGGGCCTGTCGAACGGCTGGCAACACTCGGGGCTGCGGCGCGCGCCATGATCGCGGGCGCCGACACCCTGTTCGTGGCGAGCAGTTCCGGGCCCGGTATCGATGCCGCCGGCGGCGTCGATATCTCCCATCGCGGCGGCCGGCCGGGCTTCGTCCACATCGACGCGGACCGGCTGACCATTCCCGATTTCAGCGGCAATCGCTATTTCAACACGCTGGGCAATCTGTTGGTCGAGCCGCGCGCCGCCTTGCTCTTCGTCGATTTCGACCGCGGCGACCTGCTGCAATTGCAGGGCCGGACCGAGATCGTCTGGGCCGGCGACGATATCGGCCGGATCGCCGGTGCCGAACGGCTCTGGCACTTCCACGTCACCGCCGGCTGGTTCCGGCCCATGGCCTTGCCGCTGCGCTGGTCGTTCAACAGTTTCGCGCCGACCACCGAGCGCACCGGCACCTGGGCCTGA
- a CDS encoding mandelate racemase/muconate lactonizing enzyme family protein produces MVIQDISFVPLQAQLPGGGAYGMSKSLATARATTLVRLKLADGTEGIGEAWGMPQVNLAYLPLLKGYLVGTHVLDIEHAYSLMLARHYHFGVQGPLTWCISGIDMAAKDAAGKMLGQPVHRLIGGKQADKVHIYASGGYLTENSARDFEPQIEAMAKGGHRAVKIKIGVSPASDEERVATARRMLGPDVDIMVDINSNYTLDLARESITRLAPYKIGWVEEPLSPQDVSGYEILQRWSQVPIATGEALYTAFDFKRLIDRRAVDVIQPDLSLCGGFWQGKQIAQLAMMDHLRLSPHVWGSGVGLAAAVHFVASLPVYPHTNNVPRPTLVEYDLGTNPLRDSILKNPLKPVDGVIVVPDAPGLGIEVDWDAVERHALR; encoded by the coding sequence ATGGTGATCCAGGATATTTCTTTCGTCCCGCTGCAGGCGCAGCTTCCTGGCGGCGGCGCCTATGGCATGTCCAAGTCGCTGGCGACCGCGCGCGCCACCACATTGGTCCGGCTGAAACTCGCCGACGGCACCGAGGGCATTGGCGAGGCCTGGGGCATGCCGCAGGTCAATCTCGCCTATCTGCCGCTGCTCAAGGGCTATCTTGTCGGGACCCATGTGCTCGACATCGAGCACGCCTATTCGCTGATGCTCGCCCGCCACTATCATTTTGGCGTCCAGGGTCCGCTGACCTGGTGCATTTCCGGCATCGACATGGCGGCCAAGGATGCCGCCGGCAAGATGCTGGGACAGCCGGTCCACCGCCTGATCGGCGGAAAGCAGGCCGACAAGGTTCATATCTACGCCTCGGGCGGCTACCTCACCGAGAACAGCGCCCGCGATTTCGAGCCGCAGATCGAGGCCATGGCCAAGGGCGGCCATCGCGCGGTGAAGATCAAGATCGGCGTCTCTCCGGCCTCCGACGAAGAGCGCGTGGCGACCGCCCGGCGCATGCTGGGCCCGGATGTCGACATCATGGTCGACATCAATTCCAACTATACGCTGGACCTGGCGCGCGAGAGCATCACCCGGCTCGCGCCTTACAAGATCGGCTGGGTCGAGGAGCCGCTCAGCCCGCAGGACGTCTCCGGTTACGAGATCCTGCAGCGCTGGAGCCAGGTGCCGATCGCCACCGGCGAGGCGCTCTACACCGCCTTCGATTTCAAGCGGCTGATCGACCGGCGCGCTGTCGACGTGATCCAGCCGGACCTGTCGCTCTGCGGCGGCTTCTGGCAGGGCAAACAGATCGCCCAGCTCGCCATGATGGATCACCTGCGCCTGTCGCCGCATGTCTGGGGCAGCGGCGTCGGGCTTGCCGCCGCCGTCCATTTCGTCGCCTCCCTGCCGGTCTATCCGCACACCAACAATGTGCCGCGGCCGACGCTGGTCGAATATGATCTCGGCACCAACCCCTTGCGCGACTCGATCCTGAAGAACCCGCTGAAGCCCGTCGACGGCGTCATCGTGGTGCCCGACGCGCCGGGCCTCGGCATCGAGGTCGACTGGGATGCGGTGGAGCGCCATGCTCTCCGCTGA
- a CDS encoding ABC transporter ATP-binding protein, whose translation MLSADVSPKAAAGRRPVLEIDDLKTWFHTDAGIVKAVNGVTLSVAHGETLAIVGESGSGKSVTGLTVMRLLGRQSSGGARGRVEGGSIRFQARDGEPVDLIGVSDAEMARIRGRDIAMIFQDPMSSLNPVFPIGDQIAEPIRIHKRVDRRKARQMAVDLLRDVGITDPDRRVDAFPHQLSGGMRQRVMIAIALACDPVLLIADEPTTALDVTIQAQIIMLLKRLQRERGMALIFVTHDLKLVEEIADQVAVMYASQIVEQGPASAVLAHPRHPYTKALLACTPHGAGHGARLVPIPGVLPNPLDPPAGCRFHPRCSLAVAECAATLPVLETVGADHVARCFRWRELAS comes from the coding sequence ATGCTCTCCGCTGACGTCAGCCCCAAGGCCGCTGCCGGTCGCCGGCCGGTTCTCGAGATCGACGATCTCAAGACCTGGTTCCATACCGATGCCGGCATCGTCAAAGCCGTCAATGGCGTGACCCTGTCGGTCGCCCATGGCGAGACATTGGCGATCGTCGGCGAATCCGGTTCGGGCAAATCGGTCACCGGCCTCACCGTCATGCGGCTGCTCGGCCGCCAATCTTCTGGAGGTGCACGCGGCCGGGTCGAGGGCGGCAGCATCCGGTTCCAGGCGCGCGACGGCGAACCGGTCGACCTCATCGGCGTGTCGGATGCCGAGATGGCGCGCATCCGTGGCCGCGACATCGCGATGATCTTCCAGGATCCGATGTCGAGCCTCAATCCGGTGTTTCCGATCGGCGACCAGATCGCCGAGCCGATCCGCATCCACAAGCGGGTCGACCGGCGCAAGGCGCGGCAAATGGCGGTCGACCTGTTGCGCGACGTCGGCATCACCGACCCGGACCGGCGCGTCGACGCCTTTCCCCATCAGCTCTCGGGCGGCATGCGCCAGCGCGTGATGATCGCCATCGCACTCGCCTGCGACCCGGTCCTGCTGATCGCCGACGAGCCGACCACGGCGCTCGACGTCACCATCCAGGCGCAGATCATCATGCTGTTGAAGCGCCTGCAGCGCGAGCGCGGCATGGCGCTGATCTTCGTCACCCACGACCTGAAACTGGTCGAAGAAATCGCCGACCAGGTCGCCGTCATGTATGCCAGCCAGATTGTCGAGCAGGGGCCGGCGAGCGCCGTGCTGGCCCATCCGCGCCACCCCTATACCAAGGCGCTGCTCGCCTGCACGCCGCATGGTGCCGGCCACGGCGCGCGGCTGGTGCCGATCCCCGGTGTCTTGCCGAACCCGCTCGATCCGCCCGCCGGCTGCCGCTTCCATCCGCGCTGCAGCCTGGCGGTGGCGGAATGCGCCGCGACCTTGCCGGTGCTCGAGACGGTCGGCGCCGACCATGTCGCACGCTGCTTCCGCTGGCGCGAGCTCGCGTCATGA
- a CDS encoding ABC transporter ATP-binding protein, translating into MTSAAIAQATEPNPDQPLLAVEGLTKHFGASPAVRAVQDVSFTLDKGKVLGVVGESGSGKSTIGRLVLRLLEPAAGTVTYAGQDIGALAPRELRRFRRHMQMVFQDPFASLNQRMTVGDALVEPIRLHRGLGKAEALAEAGKLLERVGLTREHLGRYPRAFSGGQRQRVAIARALASNPSFIVADEPVSALDVSIQAEVLNLLQDLQRDLSLTLMFISHDLSVVEVISDRVMVLYLGRVMELAPSTELFARPAHPYTAALMHAAPGAARAAKRIMLSGEIPSPSAPPSGCVFRTRCPFALADCAKVVPALREISPDHWKACIRDDLAL; encoded by the coding sequence ATGACCAGCGCCGCTATTGCCCAGGCCACCGAGCCGAACCCGGACCAGCCCTTGCTGGCGGTCGAGGGGCTGACCAAACATTTCGGCGCGAGCCCGGCGGTGCGCGCCGTCCAGGACGTGTCCTTCACGCTCGACAAGGGCAAGGTGCTGGGTGTCGTCGGTGAATCCGGATCCGGCAAATCGACCATTGGCCGCCTGGTTCTGCGCCTGCTCGAACCGGCCGCCGGCACGGTAACCTATGCCGGCCAGGATATCGGGGCCTTGGCGCCACGGGAGCTCAGGCGCTTCCGCCGGCACATGCAGATGGTCTTCCAGGATCCCTTCGCCAGCCTGAACCAGCGCATGACCGTCGGCGATGCGCTGGTCGAGCCGATCCGGCTGCATCGCGGCCTCGGCAAGGCGGAAGCACTTGCCGAAGCCGGCAAGCTGCTCGAGCGGGTTGGCCTGACCCGCGAGCATCTCGGCCGCTACCCGCGCGCCTTTTCCGGCGGCCAGCGCCAGCGCGTGGCGATTGCTCGCGCCTTGGCCTCCAATCCGAGCTTCATCGTCGCCGACGAGCCGGTCTCGGCACTCGACGTGTCGATCCAGGCGGAGGTGCTCAACCTGCTGCAGGACCTGCAGCGCGACCTGTCGCTGACGCTGATGTTCATCAGCCACGACCTGTCGGTGGTCGAGGTCATTTCCGATCGGGTCATGGTGCTCTATCTCGGCCGCGTCATGGAGCTCGCGCCGAGCACCGAACTGTTCGCGCGGCCGGCCCATCCCTATACCGCGGCGCTCATGCATGCGGCGCCGGGCGCGGCGCGCGCCGCCAAGCGGATCATGCTGTCGGGCGAAATCCCGAGCCCGAGCGCGCCGCCGTCCGGCTGCGTCTTCCGCACCCGCTGCCCCTTCGCCCTGGCCGACTGCGCCAAGGTCGTGCCGGCCTTGCGCGAAATCTCTCCCGATCATTGGAAAGCCTGTATCCGTGACGATCTCGCGCTCTGA
- a CDS encoding NAD-dependent epimerase/dehydratase family protein: MTISRSDRTGRDTAPTVLVAGGRGFVGSHVVRALAGAGFRPVLFGPAMAEDRLADLAGRYDEIQGSIEDRAGLAAAFAEARPSLVASCVAHGVGKLGLMRSGEAEADAAFAVNVAGHGKLIDAARAAGIRRLVWTSSTVVYGPASDYADGPVDEDDRSAPTTTYGLTKAMAEALSVFHARRHGLDIVGLRLPLILGPGLWYQGAASAIADVFAAARGGQAARITFHDRPVDLMHVADVADAVLAVLAHAGPLEPVYNLKGFEASLPDLIAAVQRQAPGARISLDRIEPALLFPLIDGGRLAAATGFVARHDLDGLVRALLSPEAEHIHD; this comes from the coding sequence GTGACGATCTCGCGCTCTGACAGGACGGGCCGGGACACGGCCCCGACCGTGCTGGTCGCCGGCGGCCGCGGCTTCGTCGGGTCCCATGTCGTTCGCGCGCTGGCCGGCGCCGGCTTTCGCCCGGTGCTGTTCGGGCCGGCCATGGCGGAGGACCGGCTCGCCGATCTCGCCGGCCGCTATGACGAGATCCAGGGCTCGATCGAGGACCGCGCCGGGCTCGCGGCGGCCTTCGCCGAGGCCCGTCCGTCCCTGGTGGCCTCCTGCGTCGCTCATGGGGTCGGCAAGCTCGGTCTGATGCGCTCCGGCGAAGCGGAGGCCGACGCCGCCTTCGCGGTCAACGTGGCAGGCCACGGCAAGCTGATCGACGCCGCGCGCGCGGCCGGCATCCGCCGCCTCGTCTGGACCAGTTCGACCGTGGTTTATGGGCCGGCCTCCGACTATGCCGACGGCCCTGTCGACGAGGACGACCGTTCGGCGCCAACCACCACCTATGGGTTGACCAAAGCGATGGCCGAGGCGCTCTCGGTCTTTCATGCCCGCCGCCACGGCCTCGACATCGTCGGGCTCAGGCTGCCGCTGATCCTGGGTCCCGGCCTCTGGTACCAGGGCGCGGCGAGCGCCATTGCCGACGTCTTCGCCGCCGCCCGCGGCGGTCAGGCGGCGCGCATCACCTTTCACGACCGGCCGGTCGACCTGATGCATGTCGCCGATGTCGCCGACGCGGTTCTGGCCGTGCTGGCCCATGCGGGGCCGCTCGAGCCGGTCTATAATCTCAAAGGTTTCGAGGCGAGCCTGCCCGATCTGATCGCCGCGGTGCAACGGCAGGCGCCGGGCGCCCGGATCAGCCTCGACCGCATCGAGCCCGCCTTGCTGTTTCCCCTGATCGACGGTGGCCGGCTCGCCGCCGCGACCGGTTTTGTCGCCCGCCATGATCTCGACGGCCTCGTCCGCGCCCTCCTGTCCCCGGAAGCCGAGCACATCCATGATTGA
- a CDS encoding RidA family protein, whose translation MIDQRLAELGITLPEAAAPSFNYVPVTLHRGVAYVAGQMPKVDGEVRLHGKAGAAVSLDQARGEARICILQGLACLKQALGSLDRIERVLKVTGFVASAPGFNDQPKVLDAASDLLGEIFGEAGRHARSAVGVAELPRNAAVEIELVVAFRE comes from the coding sequence ATGATTGACCAACGCCTCGCCGAACTCGGCATCACCTTGCCCGAAGCCGCGGCGCCCTCGTTCAACTATGTGCCGGTGACGCTGCATCGCGGCGTCGCTTATGTCGCCGGCCAGATGCCCAAGGTCGACGGCGAAGTGCGGCTGCACGGCAAGGCGGGCGCGGCGGTCTCGCTCGATCAGGCGCGCGGCGAGGCGCGCATCTGCATCCTGCAGGGGCTGGCCTGCCTGAAACAGGCGCTCGGCTCGCTCGACCGCATCGAGCGGGTGCTCAAGGTGACCGGTTTTGTCGCCTCGGCGCCCGGCTTCAACGACCAGCCGAAAGTGCTCGACGCGGCCTCCGACCTGCTCGGTGAGATCTTCGGCGAGGCCGGGCGCCATGCCCGCTCGGCGGTTGGCGTCGCCGAGCTGCCGCGCAATGCCGCGGTCGAGATCGAACTGGTCGTGGCCTTCCGCGAATAG